The segment TCTTCCCACAAGTCACAAGGAGCTGAAGAGCAAGAGGAACATAAATGTTAAGGTTAAGAAGCTTTAGTTTGAGTGTGGTGCACAAGCAGACTGCAGCTTCAAGCTCAGCAAGTCCTTTGAGAACCGGGCAACACTGGTTAACAACTGGATCACCGAGACCCACGTGAACCAATCCGCCAAGAAGATCCACGCAGGCGCCCAACTTAACTGTGTCAATAGGGCAAGTGGCTGGTGGAGGTGGGCATGGCTTTGCACTTGGTGGCTTAGTCGTTGAAGGAACGGTAATTGGAGGGAGGTTAATTGGAGGAACGGTGACTGGAGGGAGTGTCACAGGCGGCTTTACAATGGGGGGAACAGTGACTGGTGGCAAGTTGATTGGTGGTTTAACAATTGGAGGAAGAGTAATGGGGGATTTTGAGTGCTTTCCCTTAGGCTTATGCTTTGGCTTGCCACAGGAGCCACATCCAACTATAGGACTGGCTGAGGAAATCAAAAGCATGAAAACTATGAGGAGAGCTGAAAATTTGGAGGAATCCATGCTggtatttttcttctctttgtgtTAAAACAGAGAGGAAGTGGCAAGAATGGTAAAGATTTAGTAGTGGTAGGAGGTGTTATATAGAAATGGTGAGGTGGGAAAGTGAACCAAAAACCCAAAAGCACTTCACGTGAACAAGGGTTGAGCTCAGAAGTCAGCTGCCAAACTCTGCAAGTTGCGATAGGTACCTTACAAATGAATAGATCCATTGTATTTTATAATTCTACTGCTACTGCTCTTCTATTTTCATTAATGTTATTTTCCTTAACCgttcttttattttgaattagaagAGGTTTTACTAAGATcagttgtatttttttaaccatTCACATTTCATTTTGGGAATGGAAATTAGGTTTCTACTGGTTGAACGGGGGCTGGTGGATACCATTACACATTGTTAATCAATCCGATAGTCATTGTTGCTCATTGCAATTCTTTTCATGATGGATTATTTAAATATCCCCTGAGTTCTGTTTTCCTCTTTTACGTGTATCCACTTTCAAAGTAGCAATTATAAGAATCATACTATTTCACTGGCAAGTATAATACATATAGATATGAggtattaattatatttatcatattttgagGGGTGTACAAAACTTAAGACATGTCGAAGGACTGAACCATTATAGTTAATAGATTGCATACCAACAGCAGTACTTTCATATATAGGTATGCCGATTTTCACCAAGAGACAAGTCTCAATCATGGAGATCCTCGGGCCAGCTTGGTAAGGCTCACAAACTGCTTCACCCAGCCATTTTTAACTCTCCTCTAATGGAGTTGTCAATCGTGCTTGGCTGAATCATCGGCTAGTTGTTGCGATCTTTGTCTTAGTTGGAAAACTCGTCTTTCCTTACGATCAGTCGGACTTCATCTCTGACGGAATTTCGACAACTCTTGGCCAATTACATGGCCTCAAAACGCTGGATCTTAGTTATAACCAGCTCACCAGAGACATTCCTCACTCAATCGAAAGCTTATCAAATGTCATAATTTGCCACAATAACTTTTCAGTTCGGTTCCTCCACTTCTCTCCCAAGCACTAACCAAATCGACTTGAAACACAATGACCTCTTTGGTTCGCTGTCTTTGGAAGCTTTGTTTTTGGGTTCGATTGGGTGATCATGTGATAGTTATAGTTGATTTGAGAAAAGTATTCATGGATTTTCAAGAGACCTTTTAAAAGAAATGAGAGTATCTCTTTTTGGGTTGCCGCTACAACATCATTATAAGTTGTAGCAAACAAGACAAACACCAACAACAGAGGAGAGTCATCACCAAGAGAAAAGTATCTCTTTTTGGGTTGCCCGCTACAACCTCAGGATACACCATTTCTATTAAAGAGAAAACCTTCACAGGAAAAAATTAAGCTGATTTGACATACAGGTCAATATGggataaattttcttttgtgataAGGATGAAAGATATAATGCAATTTGAATATTTAGGATAAaagatcaaatttaattttggagaagacaagataaaatttgaatactaaagagaagaaataattatctaaactttcatttgaaggaaatatatttattttaaatattaagataaaagataagacattttaattatctcattttttattttgaatattaaagataatGCTAAGATCTTAATTATgataagatatattttaatatttgaatattaattgtGACAAAATTATAAACTCGTTAAAATCATGCATTGGAATTTTCATTCTTATACtttaaaagaaagatgaaaagattGAGATTATTATCTTTTGAGGAGGGGTAGACATTGTTGAAAAAAGACTTTGAATAGTGAACAAGTGCTACTGgaaaattttttcttgaaatataaatttgagtaGTTTCTTATGTGATAGTTTGAAAGTGTAAGAGTTTGTGTTAACTATTGTTCTTAATCAAGATAAGCAGaaactattcattttatttgttatttgttatgACCCATATGTTTAAAAATAGTatctaaaattgaaaattttgtcttcgtaagttataaaatattttcataaatatttttttttaaaccaaagacTTAAAAGAATGTTCTTGTAAGTTATATAAACATTTCCTTTTGtcttttgtatatgtttttattaaccaaaaagttatataaatgttttcataagataaaaatatttcattttgcttgcatataaatgtttttgtaaGTGTAGCAACCTCAGGTATGTTTAGAAGTAAGTTGGTCTTATGGCACAATCCAGATTTTTCGGGAGGTTTTGACCGCATTGAATTTTCAATGTCAACGCAAAAGTCAAACTTGTGGGATGCCCATCCGTATGAGTTGGCAATTTTAAATCATGCTTATGTGATTTTCATGATGCGCGTCTTGGGAGACATTCGTCCCACTTGAGGGAACAACCATATCAGATGTGTTTTCTAGTAGTTATAAACTCCTTCTTGCGTTTTGTATGGGGTTACACGTTATTAACCTTATTCCATAAATCGCAGAGCATTAGGGTGCCGTTGGATTCTTGCCACGCAAAGACTTAAGTATCGTTAGAGGAGAGATAAACACACTTCCTTACCCTtcaaacaattttattgttttgttttggtgaAAGTTTATAaatgcgtgtgtgtgtgtgtatcaaAGTGTTGTTGTTGTAGTTGTTGAATTGAATggaatgaaaagataaaatattgatGACAATACAATAAGTGTAGGATGTGAATTCATTATTGTTACGATTGTgcatgtttttattgtttattgggGAGTAAGGGTAGGTGAGATGTACGTCAAATGTCAGGGAAGTATGGGAATGAATTCAAACTTCCTGGGTTGTCAAACCCTCGCTAAAAACAATGAAGTTTTGAAAGCTTCAAAGCGAGGGACTCCTATCCATCTCATTAGATGGACAATTGTCTCATCACAAGGTAGGAGACAATGAGGTCAtatgataaaagataaaatggtGATTTAACTAGACATCATTAGAAGAGTGGACAACTATCCTTACTTACTTGGGATGACCATCCCTCACAGAGGCAAGGACGACCGTCCTCAAAGTAGGAATGATCATCTTGCAAGGTAATAGAAAAGAGGCATGTCATACCCATGGTTAGGGAAAATATGTTTTGCCCTCCATACAATGTTTAAGTGTTGTAAAAGACGCTTGGGATGTCCATTTCAACCAGGTTCAGATAAGAGGTATCTTGGATGTCCGTCATGATAGTATATGAATTATAAGAGGCATCTAAAACATCTATCTCATTGATACACAGGTTATAAAAGGTGTACGGGACATCCACCCTAGTTCTTGCAAGGTATAAAAGGTGTTTAGGACATCCACTTAATATGCATTTGGGTGCTAAATGATATAGATAAATAGAGAGTCGAGTTGTCTAAGGATATTCCAAAAATACTCAGTGATTGTGTATGCCTACTAAGGGAATAATCGCTCATATGATTTGCTTTGCCTTGTAGGTAGACATAAGGGTGGGGCAAACGGAAAGGCTACTAGATTAGCTCAGTGATGGCGCTACCATCATCAGTGACCCTTTTTATTTTAGTCCTTGATATTAAACTGTTTTGGGACCATTATTCATAATTGAGTTTTCTATAAACTATGCAtttcacattttatttaataaagttattggggtattttatgaattttaacttgttATGCATTTATATGAGAATGGTTTTCATTATACGTGACACGTCATCCCAGCAAATTACTCTTAGAAGTATGATTTGGAGATAAGGTGTTACAATAAACTATAAAATGATTCCATAAACATTTTTAAACCAAAGATTTACTTATTTAGACCTTGATTTATGACTTTATTGTTTGCACCaaccaaaagaaaattgtttgaaaaatattaaaaagaaaacatagtttcatttacaatttggaaaaatatcaattttgctTTATTGTTCgtagtttttttaatatctgctttgaattctaaaattataagtttggtTTAATTGGATTATTTGTTTGGTTATGCATACTTTTGAATTCTGGTCAAGTCATTAGAGAACAAGTAACatataattctaaaattttggttGGATCACTTGAAGTGTAGGTgacatataaatatgaaattttggtACCGAGAGTACAAGTGACATTATATGACatgagttttaaaatatatattttttacttgaaatttgtttgatgaaaatttaagaaattgttttgtatttatatattgtttaatatgattaaatatctctctttgtttgattttctttactAATATCTAAACTAAATGTTTTTACATGCATATATCACATTTAGTTCATGCTTATTGAGTTGATGGCTTATCTCTTTATCCTTAACTTTTTGTATATTAGAAGTTGACATAGGAAATGAATGATTGTTTAGCATTagagaataaagagaaaaacaagTCAATTGGGgagattgaaaaagaaaggtatttattggattttgtatttttcttttgagtACAATTAATTATCACTTTGTAGTGAGGTTGGAAACCTTGTAATCACAACTTTATTTATACACTTTTTGGATGATGGTTTTGGGGCGTTATAGCTTGAGAGAGTTTGAATTGTAGAATTTTGGTTTATGTCTAATGTACCTTCATTCATGTCTAATGAATGATCGTTCGTGCTATCTTTTCAGATATTGATAAATGACAAACAATGCTTACTCATTCATCTAACCAAGTTCAGAAAGATTACAAGCCATGAACAGACATCCGTTATCGTGCAAATGATAGTTCATGGCATGTAAAAACAATATTCTAGGCGTGAAGCTTCTATTCACAATTGGTGAATAGTTGTCCATGATGTCTGGAAACCTGAAAATACATTGTTCTATCATATCAATCACAACATACATATAATTCCACATATAACCTATAAAATAGACACTTATTTGACATCAAAGCATGCTAAAATATACCAGAAATATCCACAATATCATCAAGAATACtctaaaaactcaaataatctCTCAAACTCCAACTTATGTTCATAACCATTTGactaattattctataaaatcCACACTCATCATATTATCATTCTAGCAATTTAATACATGCCATAAGATTGCATTAACATGGACATTTTCGGTTAACAATACAAATCATTAAATAACCCTAGGTCATGTTTTTAATTATACCATATTCATCCAATTCCTACCTAACATACAAGCACATACTGATATCAAAACATCATCAAAGGCAACACAAAAGTCTATTGAAACATACCTAGATCACTCGAAAGTCGTTGAGTAGGGAATCACAAcaaacacacatacacacacatacatatatagacacataaaaaaaaaaataaaactatgtgcataacCCATGCACATAACtttgtgcacaaacaatgatatgtcatcatgtgattagatattattttatctctaatttaaaactatccaatTACATAaggatatattattgtttgtacataaagttgtgtacatagttttactcatatatgtgtgtgtatgtgtgtgtctatatatatatatatatatgtctatatatgtgtatatatatatatatatatatatatgtatatatgtatatatatatatatatatatatgtatatatatatatgtctatatatgtatatatatatatgtctatatatgtatatgtatatatatatatgtctatatatgtatatatatatatatatatatatatgtatatatatatatgtctatatatgtatatatatatatgtatatatgtatatatgtatatgtatatatgtatatgtatatatgtatatatatatatatatatatatatgaaccgTCATGTAAGGAAACAAAAACcacttacaaatttttatacTGAATGAAACACAAATTCAAGTAATCATCGTAATACACTTAAACACAAACAGGAAGATCAAGGTCAATTCCTACTTACATTTTTGTTGAATCGACAAACACCTTAGGTTGGTGAGCAGATTACCTCTCTCTCTAATTTTTGCTGTAAAAACCACACCAAAAGCCACTACCTAAAGCTGAAAATTGCAGAGTGAGATCCTTGTTCCCTTATAGAcataaaaatgttaaacataGTGGCAAAGCGTTATAGAAAGACCACTAGCATGTGACAAACAAGCTTACGAATGCACCCAATTATCCTATGCTTAGGTTTGTGTTAAGTTATATGCAAGAAAACCTATCTTGAATCAAATTAAGATATAGTGTCAACTATTTAGAAACCATATCCTTGTAAACCTCAAATACTAGGGTTTGAATGGAAGCTAAAAATATTCTCGAAGTGTTTTCTCTTTTGGCATAATTGTGAAACATTTGAGGTAAAGGACATAAAGCTTAAGGGGTGTCATGGTTGCCTTGAATTTAGTATTTGACTTAAGTGGGGCTTCTAAGATAGTAGTTATTGATGTGTAGAGGAatgattatatttcaaattgaaaGATCACATACATCGTTATTCGTTAGAGAATATGTTCTACAAATACTAAGGTTACCATTAGACATGACAAATGAGTCAGGCCGACTTGCGACTTGACCCAAAGTGCAAAAACAATGGTCTGGCCTAGAAAGACAACCCACTATTGTAGTGGGTCGTACCAGGCCCATGGGCCTATAGGGTCAGGCCTTGGGTTTGGGCATTAAATTTGTGAGCTGACCTAACCCTGTCCAAACATTGTTCActgaactaaaaaaataaaaaatttaaatttatttaaatttctggTATAACCCAGAACTACTTTTGCCATGAGTCATAATGGCTACTAATAGTAGTCATTCGCCTGTTAGTACTTATTGGGAAAAagctatttctttttcattttgaatttcttatataaacccCCTTcccttttccaaatttcatATACACTCACACTCACATTCTCAATCTCTTAATGTTTCattattctcaatctcatattttcttat is part of the Mangifera indica cultivar Alphonso chromosome 13, CATAS_Mindica_2.1, whole genome shotgun sequence genome and harbors:
- the LOC123194042 gene encoding 36.4 kDa proline-rich protein-like — protein: MDSSKFSALLIVFMLLISSASPIVGCGSCGKPKHKPKGKHSKSPITLPPIVKPPINLPPVTVPPIVKPPVTLPPVTVPPINLPPITVPSTTKPPSAKPCPPPPATCPIDTVKLGACVDLLGGLVHVGLGDPVVNQCCPVLKGLAELEAAVCLCTTLKLKLLNLNIYVPLALQLLVTCGKTPPSGYTCTL